From one Staphylococcus kloosii genomic stretch:
- the pyrF gene encoding orotidine-5'-phosphate decarboxylase, whose protein sequence is MKQLPIIALDFDTEDAVNNFLDNFDEPLFVKVGMELFYQTGPQLIKSIKERGHDIFLDLKLHDIPNTVGKAMEGLSKLDVDLVNVHAAGGTTMMERAVAGIRKHNSDIKIIAVTQLTSTSQEMLNEQQNIKTSMDEAVLNYATLAQKAGLDGVVCSPLETTMLKDHLGASFLKVTPGIRPADSETNDQKRVTTPEDAKKLGSTHIVVGRPITQSDDPVASYHKIKESWLG, encoded by the coding sequence ATGAAACAATTACCAATTATTGCACTCGATTTCGATACTGAAGATGCTGTAAATAACTTTTTAGATAACTTTGATGAGCCATTATTTGTGAAAGTAGGTATGGAGTTATTTTATCAAACAGGCCCACAACTTATTAAATCAATAAAAGAACGTGGACATGATATCTTCCTTGATTTGAAATTGCATGATATTCCGAATACCGTTGGAAAAGCAATGGAAGGATTGAGTAAACTTGATGTAGATTTAGTGAATGTGCATGCAGCAGGCGGTACGACAATGATGGAACGTGCCGTTGCTGGCATTCGCAAACATAATTCTGATATTAAAATTATTGCTGTAACACAATTAACTTCAACGAGCCAAGAAATGCTGAATGAACAACAAAATATTAAGACGTCAATGGATGAAGCGGTGTTAAATTATGCTACGCTTGCTCAGAAAGCAGGTTTAGATGGTGTAGTATGTTCACCACTTGAAACGACAATGCTAAAAGATCATTTAGGAGCGTCATTTTTAAAAGTTACGCCAGGCATACGTCCAGCAGACAGTGAAACAAACGATCAAAAACGTGTAACAACACCTGAAGATGCTAAAAAATTAGGTTCTACACATATCGTTGTAGGTAGACCGATAACACAAAGTGACGATCCTGTCGCTAGTTATCACAAAATTAAAGAAAGTTGGTTAGGTTAA
- a CDS encoding VOC family protein has product MLIPKVTTFLMFNGNAEEAINLYVNTFEDAEILTLVKYGEDSGEMAGAVQHAIFRIKDQVLMAIDNVNGVDIDMTPAMSLYVTVESTMEMEHLFSKLKSGGAILMPKTEMPPTFREFTWIVDKFGVNFQLALPEKQ; this is encoded by the coding sequence ATGCTTATACCTAAAGTTACAACTTTTTTAATGTTTAATGGAAATGCTGAAGAGGCAATAAATTTATACGTTAATACTTTTGAGGATGCTGAAATTTTAACTTTAGTTAAATATGGCGAAGACAGTGGCGAAATGGCCGGTGCCGTACAACACGCAATATTTAGAATTAAAGATCAAGTATTGATGGCTATAGATAATGTAAATGGCGTTGATATTGATATGACACCTGCTATGTCATTATATGTGACAGTAGAGAGTACTATGGAAATGGAACATCTATTTAGTAAATTAAAAAGCGGTGGTGCAATATTAATGCCAAAAACTGAAATGCCACCAACATTCAGAGAATTTACTTGGATCGTCGATAAATTTGGCGTTAACTTCCAATTAGCTCTACCAGAAAAACAATAA
- a CDS encoding Rqc2 family fibronectin-binding protein, translating into MAYDGLFTKKMVESLQFLTSGRIHKINQPENDTIIMVVRQNRKNHQLLLSIHPSFSRLQLTNKKYDNPFDPPMFARVFRKHLEGGFIKEIKQIGNDRRIEIDVESKDEIGDTIYRTVILEIMGKHSNLILVDDKRKIIEGFKHLTPNTNQYRTVMPGFQYETPPTQNKMNPFEVTGAEVTQYIDFNSGKIAKQLLNHFEGFSPLITNEIVSRRKFMTSETLPEAFDEVLSEVKSEPTPVFHKNHETGKEDFYFMKLQQFHDDMTVYDSLNELLDRYYEARGERERVKQRANDLVKFVQQQLHKYQNKLSKLVDEQEATKEKDKQQLYGELITANIYRIKQGDENVTALNYYTNEEVKIPLNPTKSPSVNAQYYYKQYNRLKTRDHELDKQIALTKENINYFENIEQQLAHITVNEIDDIRDELAEQGFMKQRKQSKKKKKTELKLQSYQATDGTQILVGKNNKQNDYLTNKKANKSHIWFHTKDIPGSHVVILDDNPSDETIKEAAMLSGYFSKAGNSSQIPVDYTEIKHVHKPSGAKPGFVTYDNQKTLFVTPDYDHIQKMKNDN; encoded by the coding sequence ATGGCATATGATGGCTTATTCACGAAAAAAATGGTTGAATCTTTACAATTTTTAACTAGTGGAAGAATCCACAAAATAAATCAACCTGAAAACGATACAATAATTATGGTGGTCCGCCAAAACCGTAAAAACCATCAACTATTATTATCCATACACCCTAGTTTTTCTAGGTTACAACTAACTAATAAAAAATATGACAACCCTTTTGACCCACCTATGTTTGCACGTGTGTTCCGTAAACATTTAGAGGGTGGCTTTATTAAAGAGATTAAACAAATCGGCAATGACCGTAGAATTGAAATAGACGTAGAAAGTAAAGATGAAATTGGCGATACGATTTATCGTACTGTTATATTGGAAATTATGGGTAAACACAGTAACTTAATTCTCGTCGACGACAAACGTAAAATTATCGAAGGTTTTAAACATTTAACACCTAATACTAATCAATATCGAACTGTTATGCCCGGCTTCCAATACGAAACGCCGCCAACTCAAAATAAAATGAATCCATTTGAAGTTACTGGTGCTGAAGTGACTCAGTATATTGACTTTAATAGTGGCAAAATCGCCAAACAATTACTCAATCATTTTGAAGGTTTTAGCCCTTTAATAACTAATGAAATTGTGAGTCGCAGAAAATTTATGACAAGTGAAACATTGCCGGAAGCATTTGACGAAGTGTTATCAGAAGTAAAATCTGAACCTACCCCCGTCTTTCATAAAAATCATGAAACGGGAAAAGAAGATTTTTACTTTATGAAATTACAACAATTTCATGATGACATGACGGTTTACGATTCATTAAACGAATTGCTCGACCGTTATTATGAAGCTCGTGGCGAAAGAGAACGTGTTAAACAACGTGCAAATGATTTAGTGAAATTTGTGCAACAGCAATTGCATAAATATCAAAATAAATTAAGTAAACTTGTAGATGAGCAAGAAGCGACGAAAGAAAAAGATAAACAACAACTTTATGGCGAATTAATTACTGCCAATATATATCGTATTAAACAAGGCGATGAAAATGTAACTGCGCTGAACTATTATACGAATGAAGAAGTAAAAATTCCGCTGAACCCTACCAAATCGCCATCGGTCAATGCACAATACTATTACAAACAATATAATAGATTGAAAACGCGGGACCACGAGTTAGATAAACAAATTGCATTAACAAAAGAAAATATTAATTACTTTGAAAATATTGAACAACAACTTGCACATATTACAGTTAATGAAATCGATGATATTAGAGATGAATTAGCTGAACAAGGCTTTATGAAACAACGTAAACAAAGTAAAAAAAAGAAAAAAACAGAACTTAAATTACAAAGTTATCAAGCAACAGATGGTACACAAATCTTAGTTGGTAAAAATAATAAACAAAATGATTATTTAACGAACAAAAAAGCGAATAAAAGTCATATTTGGTTCCATACTAAAGATATTCCAGGTTCACACGTCGTCATCTTAGATGATAACCCTAGTGATGAAACGATTAAAGAAGCGGCTATGCTGTCTGGTTACTTTTCTAAAGCAGGTAATTCAAGTCAAATTCCTGTAGATTATACAGAAATCAAACATGTGCACAAACCTTCTGGCGCTAAACCAGGTTTTGTCACATATGACAATCAAAAAACATTATTCGTTACACCTGACTACGATCACATCCAAAAGATGAAAAATGATAATTAA
- the coaBC gene encoding bifunctional phosphopantothenoylcysteine decarboxylase/phosphopantothenate--cysteine ligase CoaBC, whose product MKNILLAVTGGIAAYKAIDLTSKLSQAGYDVRVMLTDNAQEFVTPLSFQAISRNPVYTNTFLEQNPQEIQHVALGDWADVIIVAPATANTIAKLSHGIADDMVTSTLLATETPKFIAPAMNVHMYENKRTQQNMATLSEDGYHFIEPGEGYLACGYVAKGRMEEPLQILAKVEQFINNNQLDEELDYSTFNGKNALVTAGPTIEVLDPVRYLSNRSSGKMGYALAEALAKRGANVTLVSGPTHLPQPQSKNIKLVKVQSADEMFEAVASRYEQLDIVFKAAAVSDYAPSETLNHKLKKQDGELSVTFKRTPDILKYLGEHKTHQYLVGFAAETQNIDDYAQQKLVKKNADVIIANNVGDKSIGFSSDNNDYTMHFATKDSVQLGKDTKKALADKILNELEARWQ is encoded by the coding sequence ATGAAAAATATATTATTAGCAGTTACTGGTGGAATTGCAGCTTATAAAGCTATAGATTTAACTAGTAAATTGTCACAAGCGGGTTATGATGTGCGCGTCATGCTAACAGATAATGCACAAGAATTTGTTACTCCGTTATCATTCCAAGCTATTAGTAGAAATCCCGTCTATACAAACACTTTTCTTGAACAAAATCCTCAAGAAATACAACACGTTGCGCTTGGAGATTGGGCAGATGTTATTATCGTAGCGCCAGCTACTGCAAACACTATTGCTAAGTTAAGTCATGGTATCGCTGATGATATGGTGACTTCAACTTTATTAGCGACGGAAACGCCTAAATTTATCGCACCTGCGATGAACGTGCATATGTACGAAAATAAAAGAACGCAACAAAATATGGCTACATTAAGTGAGGATGGTTACCACTTTATCGAACCGGGCGAAGGTTATTTAGCATGTGGCTATGTTGCTAAAGGACGTATGGAAGAACCGTTACAAATTTTAGCTAAAGTAGAACAATTTATAAACAATAATCAACTAGACGAGGAACTTGACTATAGTACATTTAATGGCAAAAATGCATTAGTTACTGCAGGACCAACAATTGAAGTGCTAGATCCGGTACGCTACTTATCTAATCGTTCATCAGGAAAAATGGGCTATGCCTTAGCAGAAGCATTAGCGAAAAGAGGCGCAAACGTAACACTCGTCAGTGGACCTACACATTTGCCACAACCTCAATCTAAAAATATAAAATTAGTAAAAGTGCAAAGTGCAGATGAAATGTTTGAAGCTGTTGCATCAAGATATGAACAGTTAGATATTGTATTTAAGGCAGCTGCAGTATCAGATTATGCACCGAGTGAAACACTTAATCATAAATTGAAAAAGCAAGATGGAGAATTGTCGGTAACGTTTAAACGCACACCCGATATTTTAAAATATCTAGGTGAACACAAAACACATCAATATTTAGTTGGGTTTGCAGCAGAAACACAAAATATTGATGACTATGCGCAACAAAAGTTAGTCAAAAAAAATGCCGACGTAATTATAGCTAATAATGTAGGCGATAAGTCTATTGGTTTTAGCTCAGACAATAATGATTATACGATGCATTTTGCAACTAAAGATTCTGTTCAACTTGGTAAAGATACTAAAAAAGCGCTCGCTGATAAAATATTAAATGAACTTGAAGCAAGGTGGCAATAA
- the priA gene encoding primosomal protein N', whose product MIAKVIVDIPSKSVDFTFDYIIPTRLQSILQIGMRVIVPFGPRTIQGYVMSITETPDEQLDTSKLKEIKEVQDIKPELTPELIELSEWYSQYFVTKRISMLEVMLPSAIKAKYTKVFKLNDEQMMPSLLLSKFNKDGQYLYKEAQRNDDITELVQYLNSGAITEETILSQNTTKKKQRAVKVTEDYNYDEVLQTLEKSAKQYDLYAYLLDERHHTVLLRDIEEMGLSKSSIDTLAKKGYVEKYDTVVERDPFETRVFEQEAKQALTESQQEAFDAISAKVNAHEQQTFLLHGVTGSGKTEVYLHTIEEVLELGREAMMLVPEIALTPQMVLRFKRRFGDDVAVLHSGLSKGERYDEWQKIRDGRARVSVGARSSVFAPFKNLGMIIIDEEHESSYKQEDYPRYHARDIAQWRSQYHDCPLILGSATPSLETYARADKKVYDLLPLPTRVNNQAMPEIDIVDMRAELSEGNRSMFSNKLRDAIQTRLEKKEQIVLFLNRRGYASFMLCRDCGHVPQCPNCDISLTYHKSADQLKCHYCGYQETPPNLCANCESEHIRQVGTGTQRVEELLQREFPEANIIRMDVDTTSRKGAHEKLLNDFGAGKGDILLGTQMIAKGLDFPNITLVGVLNADTMLNLPDFRSSERTFQLLTQVAGRAGRHDKEGEVLIQTYNPDHYAIKDVQLNDYLAFYDKEMNYRKLGKYPPYFFLINFTIAHQDMKKVMEASKHIHQILVQHISDKAFVLGPSPAALSRINNEYRFQILVKYKNEPALHEALQYLDDYYHDEYLKHKLSLKIDINPHMMM is encoded by the coding sequence ATGATAGCGAAAGTAATCGTTGATATACCGTCTAAAAGTGTTGATTTCACATTTGATTATATTATCCCAACACGATTACAATCTATTCTTCAAATTGGTATGAGAGTTATTGTGCCATTTGGTCCAAGAACAATTCAAGGCTATGTAATGTCAATTACTGAAACACCTGACGAACAACTTGATACTTCAAAATTAAAAGAAATTAAAGAAGTACAAGATATTAAACCAGAATTGACGCCTGAATTAATTGAATTAAGTGAATGGTATAGTCAATATTTCGTAACGAAACGTATTTCTATGTTAGAAGTCATGTTACCTAGCGCAATTAAAGCGAAATATACTAAAGTTTTTAAACTCAATGATGAGCAAATGATGCCATCTTTGTTATTAAGTAAATTTAATAAAGACGGTCAATATCTTTATAAAGAAGCGCAACGTAATGACGATATTACAGAACTCGTGCAATATCTTAATAGCGGTGCCATTACAGAAGAAACGATTTTGTCGCAAAATACAACAAAGAAAAAACAACGTGCCGTTAAAGTTACCGAAGATTATAACTATGATGAAGTTTTACAAACGCTTGAAAAATCGGCCAAACAATACGATTTATATGCATATTTGCTAGATGAAAGACATCATACGGTTTTATTAAGAGATATAGAAGAGATGGGTCTATCTAAATCAAGCATAGATACACTAGCTAAAAAAGGCTACGTTGAAAAATACGACACTGTGGTAGAACGTGATCCATTTGAAACGCGCGTTTTTGAACAAGAAGCAAAACAAGCTTTGACGGAGTCACAACAAGAGGCCTTCGACGCAATCTCAGCAAAAGTAAATGCCCATGAACAACAAACGTTTTTACTTCACGGCGTCACTGGTTCGGGTAAGACAGAAGTTTATTTGCATACTATTGAAGAAGTGTTAGAACTTGGTAGAGAAGCTATGATGTTAGTGCCAGAAATTGCCTTAACACCTCAAATGGTATTACGCTTTAAACGCCGTTTTGGTGATGATGTTGCAGTACTACACTCTGGTTTATCAAAAGGTGAACGTTATGATGAGTGGCAAAAAATCCGTGACGGACGTGCTCGAGTGAGTGTTGGCGCTAGATCAAGCGTATTTGCGCCATTTAAAAATCTAGGGATGATTATTATAGATGAAGAACATGAATCATCTTATAAACAGGAAGATTATCCGCGTTATCATGCTAGAGATATTGCACAGTGGAGAAGCCAGTACCATGATTGCCCTTTGATTTTAGGGAGCGCAACACCTAGTCTAGAAACTTATGCACGTGCAGATAAAAAGGTATATGATTTATTACCGTTACCGACAAGGGTTAATAATCAAGCTATGCCAGAAATCGACATTGTAGATATGCGAGCGGAATTAAGCGAAGGCAATCGTTCAATGTTCTCTAATAAGTTACGAGACGCAATTCAAACCCGTTTAGAAAAGAAAGAACAAATCGTCCTATTTTTAAATAGGCGAGGTTATGCTTCTTTTATGTTGTGTAGAGACTGTGGGCATGTGCCACAATGTCCAAACTGTGATATTTCGTTAACATATCATAAGTCGGCAGACCAGTTAAAATGTCATTATTGTGGCTATCAAGAAACGCCACCAAACTTATGTGCGAATTGTGAAAGTGAACATATTCGTCAAGTTGGAACAGGCACACAGCGTGTGGAAGAATTGTTACAGCGAGAATTTCCTGAAGCTAATATCATTCGCATGGATGTGGATACGACTTCTAGAAAAGGTGCACATGAAAAATTGTTAAATGATTTTGGTGCCGGTAAAGGCGATATATTATTAGGTACACAAATGATCGCTAAAGGTTTAGACTTTCCAAATATAACACTCGTTGGCGTGTTAAATGCTGATACGATGCTAAACTTACCTGATTTTCGTTCGAGTGAACGTACTTTTCAGTTATTAACTCAAGTTGCTGGTAGAGCAGGCAGACATGATAAAGAAGGCGAAGTTTTAATTCAAACCTATAACCCTGATCACTATGCAATTAAAGACGTGCAATTAAATGACTATTTGGCATTTTATGATAAAGAAATGAACTATAGAAAGTTAGGTAAATACCCGCCTTATTTCTTTTTAATTAATTTTACAATTGCACATCAAGATATGAAAAAAGTGATGGAAGCTTCTAAGCATATCCATCAAATTTTAGTGCAACACATATCAGATAAAGCATTTGTTTTAGGGCCGTCACCGGCGGCATTATCTAGAATAAATAACGAGTACCGCTTTCAAATTCTTGTGAAATACAAAAATGAACCGGCATTACATGAAGCATTACAATATTTAGATGATTATTATCATGATGAATATTTAAAACATAAATTGTCATTGAAGATTGATATCAACCCGCATATGATGATGTAA
- a CDS encoding YitT family protein, protein MKKLFKDHYKNVLFCIIGSFINALGVSFFILGANMGDGGTIGISLALKYTLGFSPAISSLIINTLVIIVGWKFLSKATAVYTFITNTALSVFLRFTEDFNLGIHDFIISSVFGGVFIGIGCGFIIAAGSTAGGTSVIAKMLNKYFDVKTSQGIFILDGLVVLSFLLVLPLKNVLFTIIMLFITERATSFIIEGFNPKKAVTVISSKSEDISNAINSFTGRGSTLLNGKGGYGKTETSMLYVVVPQSQVTRVKRMVSEIDENAFLVIHDVRDVLGNGFMNMN, encoded by the coding sequence ATGAAAAAACTATTCAAAGACCACTATAAAAATGTACTCTTTTGTATAATCGGCTCATTTATTAACGCACTTGGCGTTAGCTTTTTTATTTTAGGAGCGAATATGGGCGATGGCGGTACGATTGGAATATCTTTAGCGCTTAAATATACGTTAGGATTTTCTCCTGCTATATCCTCATTAATTATTAACACTTTAGTTATTATAGTAGGGTGGAAATTTTTAAGTAAGGCTACTGCGGTATACACATTTATTACAAATACTGCATTGTCTGTCTTTTTAAGGTTTACCGAAGACTTTAATTTAGGTATTCATGATTTTATTATAAGTTCAGTATTCGGTGGTGTATTCATCGGCATTGGCTGTGGGTTTATTATCGCAGCGGGCAGTACTGCTGGTGGTACTTCAGTCATTGCTAAGATGTTAAATAAATATTTTGACGTTAAAACTTCACAAGGTATTTTTATTTTAGATGGCTTAGTCGTACTATCATTTTTACTCGTGCTACCTTTAAAAAATGTATTATTCACAATTATTATGTTATTTATTACAGAACGTGCCACTTCATTTATTATAGAAGGGTTTAATCCTAAAAAAGCTGTTACTGTTATTTCTAGTAAAAGTGAAGATATTAGTAATGCGATAAACTCCTTTACCGGTAGAGGTTCTACCTTATTAAATGGTAAAGGTGGATACGGTAAAACAGAAACGAGTATGTTATATGTTGTCGTCCCACAATCACAAGTAACGCGTGTTAAACGAATGGTTAGTGAAATCGATGAAAATGCCTTCTTAGTGATACACGACGTACGTGATGTGCTAGGCAATGGCTTTATGAATATGAATTAG
- the pyrE gene encoding orotate phosphoribosyltransferase → MTKSIAQSLLDIGAVSLSPNDLFTWSSGIKSPIYCDNRVTLGYPKVRTEIRDGLSALIKEKFPTVEIVSGTATAGIPHAAYVSEVLDLPMNYVRSKSKSHGKQNQIEGALSEGKKVVVIEDLISTGGSSITAVDALKEAGAEVLGVVAIFTYGLNKADELFNEAGVPFYTLSDYNELIEVAKDNGDISEDDIKTLVEWRDNLA, encoded by the coding sequence ATGACAAAAAGTATAGCGCAATCGTTATTAGATATAGGTGCAGTTTCACTTTCGCCCAATGATTTATTTACTTGGAGTTCAGGAATTAAATCACCAATTTATTGCGACAACAGAGTGACTTTAGGTTATCCAAAAGTGAGAACTGAAATTAGAGATGGTTTAAGTGCGTTAATTAAAGAAAAATTTCCAACTGTAGAAATTGTTTCTGGCACTGCAACGGCAGGTATTCCACATGCAGCTTATGTATCTGAAGTATTGGATTTACCGATGAACTATGTGCGTTCTAAAAGTAAAAGTCATGGTAAACAAAATCAAATTGAAGGTGCATTAAGTGAAGGTAAAAAAGTTGTTGTTATTGAAGATTTAATTTCAACAGGCGGCTCTTCAATTACTGCAGTAGATGCCTTGAAAGAAGCAGGTGCTGAAGTATTAGGTGTCGTTGCTATTTTTACTTATGGTTTGAACAAAGCAGACGAATTATTTAATGAAGCAGGTGTTCCATTTTACACTTTAAGCGACTATAATGAATTAATAGAAGTAGCTAAAGATAATGGGGATATTTCAGAAGATGATATTAAGACATTAGTTGAATGGAGAGATAACTTAGCATAA
- a CDS encoding glycosyltransferase family 2 protein has protein sequence MKKVSVIMPTYNNEACIRRSIESVINQTMNKQDYELIIVDDCSTDNTLNIAQEYALQHNELIRVKQLNVNSGSASIPRNTGLELSEGEYVFFLDSDDYLHKKTLKDLYNYGTKHNSDLIIGKYGVEGKGRSVPKAIFENGNVPQANIIKNSMFYALSVLKMFRKKVITDHNIKFRVDAKTAEDQLFTVKFLMNSSNYAIKTDVD, from the coding sequence ATGAAAAAAGTCAGTGTTATTATGCCAACTTACAATAACGAAGCATGTATTAGACGCTCGATTGAATCTGTTATTAATCAAACAATGAATAAGCAAGATTACGAGTTAATTATCGTAGACGATTGTTCTACTGACAATACGCTAAATATTGCGCAAGAATACGCGCTTCAGCACAATGAATTAATTCGTGTAAAACAATTAAATGTTAATAGTGGAAGTGCTAGTATACCAAGAAATACTGGACTTGAATTAAGTGAAGGAGAATATGTTTTCTTTTTAGATTCAGATGATTATTTACATAAGAAAACACTGAAGGATTTATATAATTATGGTACTAAACATAATAGTGATTTAATAATAGGAAAGTATGGTGTAGAGGGTAAGGGCCGCAGTGTTCCAAAAGCAATTTTTGAAAATGGCAACGTCCCGCAAGCTAATATTATTAAAAATAGCATGTTTTATGCATTATCCGTATTAAAAATGTTTAGAAAAAAAGTCATAACAGACCATAATATTAAGTTTAGAGTAGATGCTAAAACAGCAGAAGATCAATTATTTACGGTCAAATTTTTAATGAATTCAAGCAACTACGCGATAAAAACAGATGTTGATTAA
- the rpoZ gene encoding DNA-directed RNA polymerase subunit omega encodes MLYPPLNQLTAKINSKYLIATTAAKRARELEDVEDTELLERYSSKKAVGRALEEIAEGKVYPDGVQN; translated from the coding sequence ATGTTATACCCACCATTAAACCAATTAACTGCTAAAATAAACTCTAAATATTTAATCGCCACTACTGCTGCAAAGCGTGCGCGTGAATTAGAAGACGTAGAAGATACAGAATTACTTGAACGTTATAGCTCAAAAAAAGCTGTTGGTAGAGCTTTAGAAGAAATAGCTGAAGGTAAAGTTTACCCAGATGGCGTACAAAACTAA
- the gmk gene encoding guanylate kinase: MDNEKGLLIVLSGPSGVGKGTVRKKIFDDPSTSYKYSISMTTREMRVGEVDGVDYFFKSKAEFEELIKQDQFIEYAEYVGNYYGTPVQYVKDTMDEGYDVFLEIEVEGAKQVRKKFPDALFIFLAPPSLDHLRERLVGRGTESDEKIQSRVKEARNEVEMMNLYDYVVVNDEVELAKQRIQSIVEAEHLKRERIEARYRKMILEAKK; encoded by the coding sequence ATGGATAATGAGAAAGGTTTGTTGATAGTACTATCTGGGCCATCTGGTGTTGGTAAAGGTACAGTTAGAAAGAAAATATTCGATGATCCATCTACATCTTACAAATATTCTATTTCTATGACGACACGTGAAATGCGCGTTGGAGAAGTCGATGGTGTTGATTACTTTTTCAAATCAAAGGCTGAATTTGAAGAATTAATTAAACAAGACCAATTTATAGAATATGCTGAGTATGTAGGGAATTATTATGGAACTCCTGTTCAATATGTTAAAGATACAATGGACGAAGGTTATGATGTATTTTTAGAAATTGAGGTTGAAGGAGCCAAGCAAGTACGTAAAAAATTTCCTGACGCTTTATTTATATTTCTCGCTCCACCAAGTTTAGACCATTTACGTGAACGTTTAGTTGGTCGAGGCACCGAATCGGATGAGAAAATTCAAAGTCGTGTTAAAGAAGCTAGAAATGAAGTAGAAATGATGAACTTATACGATTATGTTGTTGTTAATGACGAGGTTGAACTAGCTAAACAGCGCATTCAATCAATCGTAGAAGCAGAACATTTAAAAAGAGAACGTATAGAAGCAAGATATAGAAAAATGATATTGGAGGCCAAAAAATAA